TAATAATATGCAAAAGCCTCAGACTCAAAATACCTCTGCCAGGGTTTGCTTGCACACATTGACGATCTCCAGGGCTGTTTTGGTGTAAGGACTGTCTGGGCCtgtgaaagacacacaaagagtaTTTTGGCTTCAAACAACAGCTTTACTATAGAACTGTAGTTCTGGCAGTTTTCAAAAAGACCATCCTCAGAGGAACGATAACAGTGATGATAACACCTTTACCGTTGTACTTTATACTGTTGGTGTGGATGTGGCTGACATCTGACAGGAACGCGTCTCGGTTCTGGTATTTGTGTTTGGAGATGTTCTGTTGAACCAtgacatacaaatacacacagaggcatATTTTCGGTTGAGCTTCTTTGTATTGCTGATAtctgaaatataaatgaatacGTCTGGTTCGAGGTTGACCCCTTGTATGACTCACCTTGCGGATGCTCTCCAGATCCATGGGGTTAACGATGACCTTATAATAATCAGGCACAAACTTCTTGTTGACAGGATGGTGAAACGGCCATGACTGCAGTGAAGGGAGGAatcaaaaaaacacaagcagatcATTAACTTTTTCTGCACATGATCTTATCACTGCTCTCTAATTAAGTGAGTTaagaaaatagaagaaaaaaggaCGACTCACATCAGGAACCAGCATCATTTTCTGGGTCACGATGTTGTCCAGGATGAAGGAGAAGGCCACCTGATCGTCATCGTCCAGCAAGGGGTTGATGGCTTTCTCCAGCCTCACCAGCCTGTCCtccttctgcacacacacatgcacacgcacacacaggtttAATGTTTTATGTGGAAATTGGCAAGAGGGCAGGAATAtgtgaaacaagacaaaacacatgaactcTCACCTCCTTCAGTTTTGCATCGCACAGGTCCAGCATGGACTGTGCGACCTGTGTTATTGGATGTTTCGCACCTGTCGGCACAAAAACAGAGGCGTCTTAACACTTTGATGTGGGTTTAAACTGAAAGTCTAACTGAAACCAGAGCAAGACCTGAGTCTGTTTTCAAGAGATAAACATGCTCTCATGACTTTACCATTGTAGGTGGCGCTGTTTTTGACGATAACTTCCACCGCTTCACGGAACTCCTCCCTTGACGGGTACATCCGCTTCCGTACATTCTCCCTCAGCGTCTGCAGGTCCATGGGCCGCGTGATGATCTTATAATAGTCCTTCACGACCTTGGCATTAACGGGTGTGTGGAAGGGATATGTCTACAcagaagaggcagagggagtaacgatgagacagcagagcagtgaaaGGGGTGAGCAGGAACACTGAAACGCTGTGGTGGATGAGGGAGTGTGTGCCTGAGAGATCTTACGTTGGGGTGATCCCGCATGTCATTGATGATGCTCTCTAACACAGAAGACAAGGTGACCATGGGGTCAGTGCGTCTGCGGTGGATGGCCTTGTGTGGTTTCTACGGAtattcaaagaaagaaagtgtaAAAGATCATCGAAAAGGTCTCTCAGTTCAAAATGTGCTGGAACAAGCTGTACAATACTGCTTACATTGAGGTAGTCACAGTGCACAGCGCTGCCTACacgtctcttcttctttggtgggAGCTGTTGCTTGGGGAACTTGAGCACTAAAGACTTTCGGCGCACCTCATCAGCACTGTAGGAAGAATAAAATTGTAAGGGTGCAGCTCATACTATCTCTGATAATGTTAAGGGAGGAGGAACGAGGACAGTCCGCTACCTCTCAATGAGCTGTTTGCCCAGCACGATCTTGGTACCCTCGACCTTGATCAGCTCCTCGTTGTCGTTGTGGATGACGGtcttttccagctcctcctcctgctcctctgtcatgGCGACTGGGTTAGAAGGCGGGGCGTTGGTCTGATAGTACAGCGGGCAGAACTTGTTGGTCCTCATGTGTCCGATGGCTCCACACGCTCCGCACTTTAGCTAGCGAAAAGAGGCAAACATTAAGGAACATGACAAATAATTTGCCTGTGCCCTATGATGATATCAATGGAAAGCATACTGCTATAGGTTTGCATTTAACTGGGCACCAAAGAGCTGGTGAGGAAAAAGTAAGAGTATAGTACGAAATCAGCAGGCTTACTTTTACCTTGAGGTCTGGTCTCTCTTTGaccttcttggccttcttctcTGGAGGTCCCTTGATCTTGTCTTTCTCCTGGTTtctcttcagtctcctcagctgctcctgAATACGCCGGCGctccttcctcatctcctctcggTGCTGCTCATCAAAGAGGGCAAACTTTCGTCTGCAGTCACAAAGATGCACAGTATCGGCTGTTTAGCATTCACTGGTTCAGTTGTGATCATGACATGAATCTAATGATGTGGCGTCTCTACAAAGTAAGCTCTCTGGCGTTCTCTTTAATGAGCTCCATTCATCTCCACCACAGAGAATCCAGTGACATTAGGCTgacctgctgcttcacattaaatgCTTCACTATTAACAAGCCAGACTTTTTAGCAAGCATATTTATATAGAGAAGCactaatttaacatttaactgggtgttttaaaaagtatgctgtgtgcagctgcatcaAAACTTATTTGCATACTAATCAAAAAAAGTACTGAAAGAATGATAAAAGTAGCAGAGCAGACTTTTCAAAATCAGTTTTTGAACTATGGCATTATCATCAAGCAACAATCACCAACAAGCCGTACAGATGCCGTGGTTACAAAACAGACCGACGGGATCAAATACCCACTGTGAGACGAGACGGCTCACTGTTTGATCAGTGACAGACTCACATGAATTCATCATCCTTGGTGGTTCTGATCCTGGTGTAGGCGTCGATGACTGAAGCCTTGCGTACTGTCTCGCAGCGGACATATTCCTTGCCGTCCTCATCCCTGAAGGTGCGATAGATCTTGAGTCGCCGCCCTGTGGCCGAGGAGTTTAGGCTGGTGACGGAGGACGTGTCATCGTCCTTGTGGGAGCTGGTGGATAAGGAGCTGGCTATAGAGTGAAGGGAAGTAAAGCTTACAGTTAGAGACACGCTAATGTGGATATATCCCCAGCGCACTctgtcagaaacacagactcacacaaGCCTTTACGCCGCTCCTTCCGTCCCTTGTTGTCACGATCGCTCTCCTCGCCCATCAgcatcctctgcagctcctttctctcctgctcctccctctcacGGGAAAGCTGGGAGCTGGTCTTCTTGTTCTGCAGCATGTTCTCAATGTTCTTCCCCATCTCCTCAAAGTCACTGTCCTCTGccgagctgctgtctgtgtctgtggagagCACCTCTGTCGACTCTAACACTCTGTGGTGGAGGTGCAACAAGGAAAAGGACTCAAGGGATGTTCAGACAGAATCCTGAATAACATATAAACCTAAATAAGAGCCTCACTTGTTCTGCAGGTCAAAGATCCTCTGGCACTCCTCCTTGTAGCGCTCCTGGTGCTCGGCTACGGAGAAACGAGAGCCTCTGGCAAACTTGCTCATGGGTCCCTCGCCTGAACGCGCCTGCTCTGTGGACATGGTTCTCACCACATCAATCACCTCCCAGCGTGAGAGCTTCTtgatctgacacacacaaagacacaagcaATTGAACAAGCCTGAAAGATAAGGTGAAAAAACCCCACCCTCAAAGCAAATCCACGGGCCTTTCTCGCATTTGTGTCCACTAACGAAGTTTTTGCAGATGTCCCATGTCGAgtaaataagacatgtcccACAGGAGCATATCACTGTGGCCTTACCTCCTCCTCTGGAACACCGAACTTGCGCAGCAGCTGCTTGGCATTCTTTAGCGAGAGTCTCCTCAGGTCAGCGTCTGTCCCCGTCACCGTCTTCTTGGCAGGCTGTGGCTCTTTGTCATCCTGAAAAACCGCACAGGGCAACAAAGACTTCACTCTCTATACTCACACAAAGCAGAGCATGGGGTGTCAGACGTTTGCTTTACGTGATCAGACCTTCTGTTGGGTGGGCTTGTTGGGCACTTTGACGTAGGAGAAACCCTCTCCACAGCCTGTGGGGTCAGCCACACCTGTGACCTCCAACAAACATTTCCCCTTCATGGCAGAAATGAAGGCTCTTGTTGTGTTCCAAGGAGCAGTCCGCACCTAAGGTGTGTGAGACAGGATCAGCACAGTTTACAtctgaagggtttttttttttttttagttatctCAGGTCTGGAACACTTGGCTTCATTATGAGGGAGCACTCAGATCAATACCTCATCATCAATCTTCATTTGAAAGTCCTCTTCGTTCTCCTCTTCTGGAGCAAAGAAGGACTTCTCACCGTATCCAGCGTCCTAAAAGGGGTAACATAACTTGCAATGAAACTGCGCCACAGCACCCACTTGTCTTACCCATCTGAACTGATTTCGAGGAAAACCCTGTTACCTTGAGTCTCTGCTCTGCCACCAACATGCTATAATAAGCGCAGCACTGCTCTGGAGACACCATGGCcctgatctcctcctctgtaGGCAGTCTAAAGTCAGGCTTCAGCACCCACCAGTTGGAGTCCATCCCTGGCATGAAGACACTGTTAGACATGTTCTCTTACCCGCAGCCTTATTCTAGATTAAAGAATGCAGTATTATACGCAAAGATCACAATCTTGTCCTCATCAGAGTTTCCATTACAGATACATGTTTGTAGAAAACCATGACTCAATGAAGTAAATGCTAAACATTTATGCCCTGTGTGCCATCCTTAGACTACATCTTACCTCTGCAGTAAAATCCGCAGTAGGCATAAAAAGCTCTTTCCCTACACAGATTCCTGTCTGTCAGTTCAAGGCACACATGGTtgagctcctgcagcttcaAACTGCACTGTTTATAACATCAACATTGTCCTGCTATAACACAGCTGGGCTAAAGATTAGTCCAACAAATGATTATGATCACTGAGTGGTGCACATACAGGGCGCAGAGTAAACCGCTGAGCCTGCTCTACCTGTACGCTTGAAGTCAGCGCAGAGTTTTAGTCGTTTCCTGATGCTGCTCTCCGAGTGAGAGGGGAAAGCTTTCTTTATATCCTCCATGCGGATTCTCCGGGGCCGATCCTTGCTCTTCCAGAACAAGCGGTAAATGAACACCTGCAGAATACGGATGAGACAGTTGAGCATTTGCGACAACAGCGGCTCAGGTTTGTGGGAGAGCTCAGGCAGATAAACACACCTGTAGGAAGTCTCTGATGTGAGTGTTGGCTCGTTTGGAGTTTGGTCCTGGAACTTCGAACAATGGGCACTCCTGACCAACCACAATAATGTCCACAATCTCTCTAATGTAGTACCCGTGTCGCGTTCGTAGAACCAAGAAATCAGTCTCTGGCATCTTGTGCAGGTAGATCGGAGCACGGAAAAGGTTGTTTTCAAACGCCTAAGAGAAAAAGACATAGAGTCTCAGGGTTTTCCACAACAACAGACCAGCGTTCATATTTATCTCATCTCAACACTGAATCTTTGACTGTGACATTGCTGACCTGGAGCAACTGTCCAGGATGCAAAGAACCCAGGAAAGGGGACGTGTGGCAGTACACAGTCTCTCCATATTTACAGTCAGGTGCTCCAGGATCCTTTCCAGGTTTCTGAGGAACACAGTAACAAAGCAATTATGTGTTTTGACGCCATCCAACAAACAAGTGACAAGCACAACATTTGGGATCTGCAAGTTTCATTAAGTTGAATCTGATGATCTGAAATTTACACCAGAATGAAAAACATTCtgcaaattaaaataaacatgacaatTAAAATTACTTTACAAAGGCTCCACTAttagacaaacaaaaacaatatatttacatttagatgATGAGTGGAAAGCAAAGACTAGGCTCACCCTTTTGTAGTAGTTCTTGATCTTGGTGGCCATGCCAACCTGCATGATGAGAGGGGCGTATTCCTCACTGTACTCTGCCAGGATCAGATCTCCATCTTTGCCTGTCAAGTCCTGTGGGGTGCGCATGAAGAACATGTCCCCTCCTCCTGATGCCTGTCGCTCCTGCTCTCGCATCTAcactcaaaataaacaaacatccACTCAGTACACCCCTGGTCAGAACACTACAAACTGAATGTTAACAGAGTGATAATGCTTGTTTTGAGCAGGGCTCCACCTTGGCCTTCTTCTTTATGTGTTTGAGCAGCGGCTGGACAGCGTGGGGCCCTGGCTGAGCCAAAGCTCCAAATGAGTACTTCTTCAGAGTCGGACGATGAAACTGGCGCAGCTTCATGGGCCCCATGTGAGTGGGGAAGAAGGGCTGCCTCAGCTCCAGAGCCGGGATGGAGTGCTGTTATGAGGACAGAAAATATAGATCAAATGACACGCCTTTCTAGACctcagctgcctctgctctAGATGATGTGGCAGgattctgtcacatttttttgtgtcacTTACAAATCAAAGCATCTCCTGGATGATCATGTCCTGTCAGCTTTATCTTTCTAGCATTTATTGAGTGCGTACCTGAATGATGTTGCCACCGAAGGTCCCCCTCAGGCCTTGCTGTTTAGGATAGTAGAACTCATCATTGGAGAGGTTCCAGGGGTCTTTCACTTCAGGCTGGGACATGTTCTGAGTTGAGACAAACCACAGTTTTCCACTTTAAGTAATGCCATTGAAAGCTACCTATCTAGCTTTCTACATTTCAACTGAATTGTTAAAATACCACATTTCACAGCTACTGCTCCGCATAATCATATTTTGGAGCCTCAGGCACAAGTATTGTGTTAACTTCATTTCACCACACCTGCTCCTTCATTATGCTGCCTTGATCTTCCTTATTAGACAcatattttaccattttctgtttctgtccacaACTCCACTGAAGACGCAGACCCTGAAATCTGTCTTTTCATATAATCAAAGGTGCGTCTTCGCCTGCCCTGATGAGGCAGCGTACCTGCTGTGGCTCATCTTTAATCACCCCAGTCTTCCCCAGCAGGATGCGGCTCTTTTTGATTGCTGTTTCCTTCTTATTCTCCTTTGATGGAGAGTGGGAAGtcatctcctccttttcattTGGAATTTCTGCAAGAAACATCAGTGTGTAGCTTGTTAGCAgactaaaaatgaaaacatgtttagctTCATGAAAAGTATGGCGTGTACCCATAATTTGCACCAATAATGCAGATTCCCCACAGTCTTCGCAATGCTGGTCTACATGCCCCTCACCTAGGATGATATTTTCATCATTAGGGTCCAATGTAAGAACTGGTGGTGTGAGCAAGTGATCCATCTCCTGGTCATCCCAGATGATGTTATCTTCCCAACGTCCGTACACTAACTCCTCATTGTCAATGGGGAAAATGGAGAACCAGGGGGAGTCTTCTTCCTGAGAGGCTGGGGtgggacaaaaacaaagacaatacagaaaatgagaatttaGCTTGAGGACATGACTCTATACTACAATACACATTGGCGGGTACCAGTAATCGACACATGCTCAGACTTCATACAGAGGGCAGGTTGTTACAGAGCATTCAAGgacagtggtttcatgggaAACGTAAATACACCTAAATGTCAACAGTCTGCATTGAACTCCAACAGAGATATTAAGGTAAAATGTTCAAACTTTATTCTTCACGAGAACAAGAAATAATATGGTTAAGTTTGTGCTTGCAGATTTGTGTATGATAGAAGACTGGACTATTGGCCTTGGCGGAGGTCTGCGCTCGAGTGCCGTTCTAGTTTGTATTGCGACCAACAAATAAACTCACCTTGATTATCGTGGCTGTTTTTTTCCCGCTTAGAGCCAGAAATTGAAGATGCTTTGGGCATGGGTGGAGGTGTAGGTGGCACCAGCTGGGAATTACTTCTTGTCAGACCTGTGAGATTAAACTGATTAATTCTTTTAGGCACATGAAATATTACCACATGCTGCTCCACCATCAATTATCCCTGTACGCTCATACAATGTCTATGATGTCCTTCAGGTTGTGTAAACATCATCTGGGTAAAGTATGCTATTTGCAAGATTTACTTCTGTATTTTTCCTCCTGTCTCACCCTGCTGAGCATTATAAGCGTTGGCATTGCGGGTCATGCTCGAGGGCAGCCACCCCGCCAGGCTGGCTCGCTGAGTCTTGGTGCCCTTGTGTTTTACTTCCTCCCCGTTCCAGATAATATCGTCCTCCCATTGCAGCTGAGTGACCATCAGGAAGACTTCGTTCTCAAGGGCTTGTTTATTCTTATCTCCatcttcattatcatcatcttcGGCATCACTGTCTTGCCTCAGAAACTAGAGATGCAATATGCACAATATCAGCGACAAAATCAGTACAATTGTCATGTTATGGCTACAGATGTTAATGTCTGCATACCTCAGGTGCGCTCTCAGTTATTTCTAAAGGCGTGTCTTGCTTCTCAGCCTCACTGGAGTTCTTGTCTTTTAGCTTGAAGCCGTAGTTAAAGTTGCTTCCGTCCTCAGAGACACCGAGCATGTCGTACCAGAGCTGGGCTGGACCATATCTCCATTCTGCTACTTTAGGTCGGGACTCTGCTTCCTTGTCTCCATCACCACAAGTTTGTGAGAACTTAGATTCTATTGGAGCCATCATGGTTATCTGGATGGCAGAGAGAAAGGTGTCAAGTGCTGGATGCAATGACATATGACACATTACAACCAGCTTGCATTATGAGAGCCTACAGTAGCTCATAACACTGAAAGAGTTACCTCATCATCAGAGAGACACTGTTCTGGGGGTGGAGGGGCTGCATGCTCACAAATCCATCCAGACTTCTTCTCCTGGCTTTGCTCTGTGGGCTCTCCTTCTGGAGGAGGTGTCCCAGGCTGAGGGTCTCGGTGCTTCCGCTTCTTCTTCCTGCGGGCACTCCTCCAAACTGACGGCATGTTTTTTCCAGGACCAAACAGCCGCAAGAAGCGAAGAACCTGGTGGACAGTGGGTATCAGTGAAcccttcattttaaaatgatgacTAAAATAAACATTCAGCATGTGGAAGGACATATTTCAGCTCAGGACAGTGCCTGTAAAGCCGtatgaaatctgttttcattgacAAATTCAATTAATAAACAAATTCTGTGCTTTCTATTTaaatttttctgtctttaatttttctgtgtttcacattTAAGCACACTTTGTCATCAGAAGGggctttttattttgaaattccaTGATTCCATTTATTTTCTGAGTTTTCTGAATCACAGAAATCACAGGGCCTTAAAGATGCTTTACCTTTCCAGGCCTGAACTCTGGGAAGAGCTCTGTGACACCTGGCAGGGCTTTGGCAGCATCTTTCTGCATGATCCCAGCAAGAGGGAGGTTGAGCCTATCTGGGGGGCCTCCAGACCCCAAGCCCTGGCAGGGACGATCAGTTTCTGACTCAGagtctgaggaggagctgaagtcAACCTTATCACCCGTAGAAGATGGCGCAatgatggagggaaggatgATGCCATCACCCTCTTCCCCAACTGTGAGGAGAGACAACGAAGCAGCAGGAAAGACAATCACACGTTATCTTCAGAAAATTTTGATCTAAAATACTTGAACCCAGCCTGAATTACAATTGATTTTAGGGACTAACTCTGAGTATACATGTCCTTACCATTAGTGGTCTGAGGGGAGGGTTCCTCTTTCTTAGCTGATGTAGGAAGActtggtggtggtggaggaggcatTAGCTTAGAATCAATATCCTCGCAATCTGCATCATAATCATCCTCATCATCTAAGTAAGGAAttagaaaaaaatctaatttttaGCATCTTAAAATATGAATGAGAATAATGATAGTGGGTTACTTGCTACAGCTGCATTTCTAGTTTTGATGAAATTGGGAAAACATAAACAATGTGTACAAAGAGTGTGTAGttcagggacagagagagatgagagagactGGCAGAGTGATGGTGAATAtgagtggagcagagaggggacAGTTTGCACCGCTGCAACATTTTCCTGCAAACTTCTAAAATCATTTTGTGTCGTTGGGAATCTTTGGTCTAAACTGGGCTGAAGGAGCTGTAAGATGATCACCTGTTTTCCTGCTGGGCTGCAAAGACCCCATGGCCTGACGGTACTTCTTTGTCTCATCCTCAGCGACCTCACTGATGTCAGAATAATCAACTGCATCTTCAGTGCTTTTCACCCAACCTGGATGAGGAGAGATATTGAAAATGTCACTCCATCCTGTTCCTGGCTAAACTACTGCAAAGACGCTTTATGTGTATTCATCCTAACCTTCAGCATCCACACCACCAGAATCTCTGCTTTCCTGTTGAT
Above is a window of Chaetodon auriga isolate fChaAug3 chromosome 15, fChaAug3.hap1, whole genome shotgun sequence DNA encoding:
- the taf1 gene encoding transcription initiation factor TFIID subunit 1 isoform X7, producing MSDSDSDEDQDRPFSLTGFLFGNINEDGQLEDDSVLDNESKKHLAGLGTLGLGSLITEITANEEDDQQESRDSGGVDAEGWVKSTEDAVDYSDISEVAEDETKKYRQAMGSLQPSRKTDDEDDYDADCEDIDSKLMPPPPPPSLPTSAKKEEPSPQTTNVGEEGDGIILPSIIAPSSTGDKVDFSSSSDSESETDRPCQGLGSGGPPDRLNLPLAGIMQKDAAKALPGVTELFPEFRPGKVLRFLRLFGPGKNMPSVWRSARRKKKRKHRDPQPGTPPPEGEPTEQSQEKKSGWICEHAAPPPPEQCLSDDEITMMAPIESKFSQTCGDGDKEAESRPKVAEWRYGPAQLWYDMLGVSEDGSNFNYGFKLKDKNSSEAEKQDTPLEITESAPEFLRQDSDAEDDDNEDGDKNKQALENEVFLMVTQLQWEDDIIWNGEEVKHKGTKTQRASLAGWLPSSMTRNANAYNAQQGLTRSNSQLVPPTPPPMPKASSISGSKREKNSHDNQASQEEDSPWFSIFPIDNEELVYGRWEDNIIWDDQEMDHLLTPPVLTLDPNDENIILEIPNEKEEMTSHSPSKENKKETAIKKSRILLGKTGVIKDEPQQNMSQPEVKDPWNLSNDEFYYPKQQGLRGTFGGNIIQHSIPALELRQPFFPTHMGPMKLRQFHRPTLKKYSFGALAQPGPHAVQPLLKHIKKKAKMREQERQASGGGDMFFMRTPQDLTGKDGDLILAEYSEEYAPLIMQVGMATKIKNYYKRKPGKDPGAPDCKYGETVYCHTSPFLGSLHPGQLLQAFENNLFRAPIYLHKMPETDFLVLRTRHGYYIREIVDIIVVGQECPLFEVPGPNSKRANTHIRDFLQVFIYRLFWKSKDRPRRIRMEDIKKAFPSHSESSIRKRLKLCADFKRTGMDSNWWVLKPDFRLPTEEEIRAMVSPEQCCAYYSMLVAEQRLKDAGYGEKSFFAPEEENEEDFQMKIDDEVRTAPWNTTRAFISAMKGKCLLEVTGVADPTGCGEGFSYVKVPNKPTQQKDDKEPQPAKKTVTGTDADLRRLSLKNAKQLLRKFGVPEEEIKKLSRWEVIDVVRTMSTEQARSGEGPMSKFARGSRFSVAEHQERYKEECQRIFDLQNKVLESTEVLSTDTDSSSAEDSDFEEMGKNIENMLQNKKTSSQLSREREEQERKELQRMLMGEESDRDNKGRKERRKGLSSSLSTSSHKDDDTSSVTSLNSSATGRRLKIYRTFRDEDGKEYVRCETVRKASVIDAYTRIRTTKDDEFIRKFALFDEQHREEMRKERRRIQEQLRRLKRNQEKDKIKGPPEKKAKKVKERPDLKLKCGACGAIGHMRTNKFCPLYYQTNAPPSNPVAMTEEQEEELEKTVIHNDNEELIKVEGTKIVLGKQLIESADEVRRKSLVLKFPKQQLPPKKKRRVGSAVHCDYLNKPHKAIHRRRTDPMVTLSSVLESIINDMRDHPNTYPFHTPVNAKVVKDYYKIITRPMDLQTLRENVRKRMYPSREEFREAVEVIVKNSATYNGAKHPITQVAQSMLDLCDAKLKEKEDRLVRLEKAINPLLDDDDQVAFSFILDNIVTQKMMLVPDSWPFHHPVNKKFVPDYYKVIVNPMDLESIRKNISKHKYQNRDAFLSDVSHIHTNSIKYNGPDSPYTKTALEIVNVCKQTLAEYDEHLTQLEKDISTAKEAALDAADLECLDPMTPGPYTPQGRHLRRPGEEESDVDIEGFEEEDDGKPKTPAPAEDADGDLEDEDDEEEMLLPIRRRVHDQEEEEEEEEEDGRSNRPAQASVLYQDLLMSDGEDDASEEEGDNPFSSIHLSESGSDSDRELDVRPAPPRRAQETARMGMEQDESMMSYEGDVPDEHHMEDSNVSYGSYEETESRSQLQPSSMGNGEDYGISEEEEEDEEDEARRRGPAVLSQVQLSEDEESEEFRSIGGDSDMDSDN
- the taf1 gene encoding transcription initiation factor TFIID subunit 1 isoform X4, which encodes MSDSDSDEDQDRPFSLTGFLFGNINEDGQLEDDSVLDNESKKHLAGLGTLGLGSLITEITANEEDDQQESRDSGGVDAEGWVKSTEDAVDYSDISEVAEDETKKYRQAMGSLQPSRKTDDEDDYDADCEDIDSKLMPPPPPPSLPTSAKKEEPSPQTTNVGEEGDGIILPSIIAPSSTGDKVDFSSSSDSESETDRPCQGLGSGGPPDRLNLPLAGIMQKDAAKALPGVTELFPEFRPGKVLRFLRLFGPGKNMPSVWRSARRKKKRKHRDPQPGTPPPEGEPTEQSQEKKSGWICEHAAPPPPEQCLSDDEITMMAPIESKFSQTCGDGDKEAESRPKVAEWRYGPAQLWYDMLGVSEDGSNFNYGFKLKDKNSSEAEKQDTPLEITESAPEFLRQDSDAEDDDNEDGDKNKQALENEVFLMVTQLQWEDDIIWNGEEVKHKGTKTQRASLAGWLPSSMTRNANAYNAQQGLTRSNSQLVPPTPPPMPKASSISGSKREKNSHDNQASQEEDSPWFSIFPIDNEELVYGRWEDNIIWDDQEMDHLLTPPVLTLDPNDENIILEIPNEKEEMTSHSPSKENKKETAIKKSRILLGKTGVIKDEPQQNMSQPEVKDPWNLSNDEFYYPKQQGLRGTFGGNIIQHSIPALELRQPFFPTHMGPMKLRQFHRPTLKKYSFGALAQPGPHAVQPLLKHIKKKAKMREQERQASGGGDMFFMRTPQDLTGKDGDLILAEYSEEYAPLIMQVGMATKIKNYYKRKPGKDPGAPDCKYGETVYCHTSPFLGSLHPGQLLQAFENNLFRAPIYLHKMPETDFLVLRTRHGYYIREIVDIIVVGQECPLFEVPGPNSKRANTHIRDFLQVFIYRLFWKSKDRPRRIRMEDIKKAFPSHSESSIRKRLKLCADFKRTGMDSNWWVLKPDFRLPTEEEIRAMVSPEQCCAYYSMLVAEQRLKDAGYGEKSFFAPEEENEEDFQMKIDDEVRTAPWNTTRAFISAMKGKCLLEVTGVADPTGCGEGFSYVKVPNKPTQQKDDKEPQPAKKTVTGTDADLRRLSLKNAKQLLRKFGVPEEEIKKLSRWEVIDVVRTMSTEQARSGEGPMSKFARGSRFSVAEHQERYKEECQRIFDLQNKVLESTEVLSTDTDSSSAEDSDFEEMGKNIENMLQNKKTSSQLSREREEQERKELQRMLMGEESDRDNKGRKERRKGLSSSLSTSSHKDDDTSSVTSLNSSATGRRLKIYRTFRDEDGKEYVRCETVRKASVIDAYTRIRTTKDDEFIRKFALFDEQHREEMRKERRRIQEQLRRLKRNQEKDKIKGPPEKKAKKVKERPDLKLKCGACGAIGHMRTNKFCPLYYQTNAPPSNPVAMTEEQEEELEKTVIHNDNEELIKVEGTKIVLGKQLIESADEVRRKSLVLKFPKQQLPPKKKRRVGSAVHCDYLNKPHKAIHRRRTDPMVTLSSVLESIINDMRDHPNTYPFHTPVNAKVVKDYYKIITRPMDLQTLRENVRKRMYPSREEFREAVEVIVKNSATYNGAKHPITQVAQSMLDLCDAKLKEKEDRLVRLEKAINPLLDDDDQVAFSFILDNIVTQKMMLVPDSWPFHHPVNKKFVPDYYKVIVNPMDLESIRKNISKHKYQNRDAFLSDVSHIHTNSIKYNGPDSPYTKTALEIVNVCKQTLAEYDEHLTQLEKDISTAKEAALDAADLECLDPMTPGPYTPQPADLFDSGASGSLPRETSSLFSEGPLVVAPEKRGGQGRHLRRPGEEESDVDIEGFEEEDDGKPKTPAPAEDADGDLEDEDDEEEMLLPIRRRVHDQEEEEEEEEEDGRSNRPAQASVLYQDLLMSDGEDDASEEEGDNPFSSIHLSESGSDSDRELDVRPAPPRRAQETARMGMEQDESMMSYEGDVPDEHHMEDSNVSYGSYEETESRSQLQPSSMGNGEDYGISEEEEEDEEDEARRRGPAVLSQVQLSEDEESEEFRSIGGDSDMDSDN